The Lycium barbarum isolate Lr01 chromosome 10, ASM1917538v2, whole genome shotgun sequence genome includes a region encoding these proteins:
- the LOC132615059 gene encoding uncharacterized protein LOC132615059, translated as MALEWVVLGYAAGAEAIMLLLLTLPGLDPLRKGLITVTRNLLKPFLSIIPFCLFLLMDIYWKYETRPACELPESCSPSEHLRHQKSIMKSQRNALLIACAIVFYWLLYSVTGLVVKVEMLNKRVEKLKAQD; from the coding sequence ATGGCTTTGGAATGGGTTGTTCTTGGCTACGCCGCGGGTGCAGAAGCAATCATGCTCCTTCTCTTAACACTCCCGGGTCTTGACCCGCTTCGTAAAGGTCTAATAACCGTGACCCGAAATCTACTCAAACCATTTCTCTCAATCATACCCTTTTGTCTTTTCCTCTTAATGGATATCTACTGGAAATACGAAACCCGACCCGCATGTGAATTACCCGAATCTTGTTCCCCATCCGAACACTTACGTCATCAGAAATCAATCATGAAGTCTCAACGCAACGCGCTTTTGATCGCGTGTGCGATTGTGTTTTATTGGTTGTTGTATTCTGTTACGGGACTTGTTGTGAAAGTTGAGATGCTTAATAAGCGCGTGGAGAAATTGAAGGCTCAAGATTGA